Proteins encoded within one genomic window of Cucumis sativus cultivar 9930 chromosome 3, Cucumber_9930_V3, whole genome shotgun sequence:
- the LOC101206352 gene encoding 14-3-3-like protein B, with the protein MASLIPENLTREQYVYLSKLSEQAERYEEMVDFMQKLVLTSTPASELTVEERNLLSVAYKNVIGSLRAAWRIVSSIEQKEEGRKNEDHVVLVKDYRSKVESELTEVCANILKLLDSNLIPSSSSGESEVFYLKMKGDYHRYLAEFKIGEERKSAAEDTMLAYKAAQDIAVADLAPTHPIRLGLALNFSVFYFEILNQSDKACSMAKQAFEEAIAELDTLGEESYKDSTLIMQLLRDNLTLWTSDSQDQLDEP; encoded by the exons ATGGCGTCCCTCATCCCTGAAAACCTAACAAGGGAGCAGTATGTTTACCTATCCAAGCTTTCCGAGCAAGCCGAGCGCTACGAGGAAATGGTTGACTTCATGCAAAAGCTTGTATTGACCTCCACTCCTGCCTCCGAGCTCACTGTCGAGGAGCGCAATCTCCTTTCCGTTGCATACAAGAACGTGATCGGTTCTCTCCGAGCAGCTTGGCGCATCGTATCCTCCATTGAacagaaggaagaaggaaggaagaacGAAGATCATGTCGTCCTCGTCAAAGATTACAGATCCAAGGTCGAATCCGAACTCACCGAGGTCTGCGCGAATATTTTGAAGCTTTTGGACTCCAATCTCATACCATCTTCGTCCTCTGGTGAATCTGAGGTGTTCTACTTAAAGATGAAGGGAGATTACCATAGGTATTTGGCTGAGTTTAAGATTGGGGAGGAGAGGAAGTCCGCCGCCGAGGATACCATGCTAGCTTACAAGGCTGCTCAG GATATTGCAGTTGCCGATCTTGCACCAACGCATCCAATCAGGCTGGGCCTAGCACTaaatttctctgttttttactttgagaTTCTGAACCAGTCTGATAAAGCTTGTAGCATGGCCAAACAG GCATTTGAAGAAGCGATTGCGGAATTGGACACATTAGGTGAGGAATCATACAAGGATAGCACCCTGATCATGCAACTCTTAAGAGACAATCTCACCCTTTGGACTTCGGATTCGCAG GACCAGTTAGACGAGCCATAG
- the LOC101206115 gene encoding pentatricopeptide repeat-containing protein At5g18475 yields the protein MNIAIFSSRFKNLAIGWVSKTVISKSNTSIRLFATSKEIQKKSKSSYISHETAIKLIKNERDPQHALDIFNMVSEQQGFNHNHATYASIIQNLAKYKKFQAIDGVLHQMTYDTCKVHEGIFLNLMKHFSKSSMHERVLDMFYAIKSIVREKPSLKAISTCLNLLVESDRVDLARKLLVNARSKLNLRPNTCIFNILVKHHCRNGDLQAAFEVVKEMKSARVSYPNLVTYSTLIGGLCENGKLKEAIEFFEEMVSKDNILPDALTYNILINGFCQRGKVDRARTILEFMKSNGCSPNVFNYSVLMNGYCKEGRLQEAKEVFNEIKSLGMKPDTISYTTLINCLCRTGRVDEATELLQQMKDKDCRADTVTFNVMLGGLCREGRFDEALDMVQKLPFEGFYLNKGSYRIVLNFLTQKGELRKATELLGLMLNRGFVPHHATSNTLLLLLCNNGMVKDAVESLLGLLEMGFKPEHESWFTLVDLICRERKMLPVFELLDVLVTQEYL from the coding sequence ATGAATATTGCCATCTTCTCCTCTCGTTTCAAGAATCTTGCTATTGGTTGGGTTTCAAAAACAGTAATCTCCAAGAGTAATACTTCTATTAGACTCTTTGCTACCTCCAAAGAAATTCAGAAAAAATCCAAATCTAGTTACATTTCTCACGAAACGGCcataaagttaataaaaaatgaaagagatcCTCAACATGCCCTTGACATatttaacatggtatcagagcaacAAGGATTTAATCACAACCACGCTACTTATGCAAGCATTATTCAAAACCTTGCAAAGTACAAGAAATTTCAGGCTATTGATGGAGttttgcatcaaatgacaTATGACACTTGCAAAGTACACGAGGGTATATTCCTTAATCTCATGAAGCATTTTTCAAAGTCTTCAATGCACGAAAGAGTGCTTGACATGTTTTATGCCATCAAGTCGATCGTTCGTGAGAAGCCTTCTCTTAAAGCAATCAGTACGTGTCTCAATCTTCTAGTTGAATCCGATCGGGTTGATCTTGCCAGAAAGTTGCTTGTGAATGCCAGGAGTAAGCTTAACTTAAGACCAAACACTTGCATTTTCAACATCTTAGTTAAGCACCATTGCAGAAATGGAGATCTTCAAGCTGCATTTGAGGTTGTGAAGGAAATGAAAAGTGCTAGAGTCTCTTATCCTAATCTGGTCACTTACTCAACTCTGATAGGTGGCCTTTGTGAAAATGGAAAACTTAAAGAAGCCATTGAATTTTTTGAGGAAATGGTTTCAAAGGACAATATCTTACCTGATGCCTTAACTTACAACATTTTGATCAATGGCTTTTGTCAGAGAGGGAAAGTCGACCGTGCAAGGACAATACTTGAGTTCATGAAAAGCAATGGATGTAGTCCTAATGTATTCAATTACTCAGTCTTAATGAATGGCTACTGTAAAGAGGGAAGATTGCAAGAAGCAAAGGAGGTTTTCAATGAAATTAAGAGCCTTGGGATGAAGCCCGATACTATCAGCTACACTACTTTAATAAACTGTCTATGTAGGACCGGAAGAGTCGACGAGGCAACAGAGTTACTCCAGCAGATGAAGGACAAAGATTGCAGAGCCGATACCGTAACATTTAACGTGATGCTCGGAGGGCTATGTCGAGAAGGTAGGTTTGATGAGGCTCTTGATATGGTGCAGAAGCTTCCTTTTGAGGGTTTCTATCTGAACAAAGGCAGTTACAGGATTGTGTTGAATTTCCTGACTCAAAAAGGAGAATTGAGAAAGGCTACTGAGTTGTTGGGTCTGATGTTGAATAGAGGCTTTGTACCTCACCATGCAACTTCGAATACTTTGCTGCTTCTTCTTTGTAACAATGGAATGGTGAAGGATGCAGTTGAATCTTTGCTTGGATTGTTAGAGATGGGCTTTAAACCTGAGCATGAATCTTGGTTTACTTTGGTTGATTTGATATGCAGGGAGAGAAAAATGTTGCCTGTGTTTGAATTGCTTGATGTGTTGGTCACTCAAGAGTATTTGTAA